The window ttttataatagtttatttctataatagtaatttatttaaaatagcttatttttaaaactataatcctttctttaattagcttattaatttataatatatctagagtatatattttatagttttaggttataatataatacttcctttttattagttttattcttaaggctatatatatagtagtatataatttataaatatattattttttttatatttatagtttttataaacttacttttttaaaaatattattataattaataaagtatttaagtttattttttataaaacctataaatataatatttttatattatatattttatttaatagatttaatttaaatatattatatatatattatttctaaaaaaaggttttttattatataattaaaaattctttttattattataaatatataaagtatagctatttttataataatatactagttatatctttttataagtaaatattttttttattatataattattaatattttttttaataataaaagtattaaattaatataaaaaattaaaggttaaagaaaaagcagtagGCAAGTATAATAAACCatatactagatagttaatatagggtagattcctaagggataaacctattttctaatataaactataagactaggtttattttttaaaagttttctAAGCTAGAGTTAGTAGCTTAAAAGATttctaaaaaataaacttaattttatagtttatattaataaataatttaaaaaatttataaataataataataatataattattattaatatataagctttaaaaaggtattttaattttaattttatattaataattaattatttaagttatttaaaaaagtataataaagtaaacttatatatttaattaaatatattaaattataataaattaataataatttttattaacttattattaattaatttattaatcttaagttaatttaatattgcctaccctgtaggcctattattataactataagagttaggttataatatttatttataaaaaagtttacctaaaggataaaaagcttaagctagctttattttttaaatttaaaaattaatttattatatatagtaatattaaataccttgTGTAacattctgatcctatacctagtatagggtaactagttcctaagggataaacctttaacattgggtttatgttagtaaagagatataaaggatctTATAAGCGGTCTTAGtcatatagctaataactttaaataaaggtctaatctagttattatataaatgctatattaacgactgactatctaagctatatctaataagTGTAATAaacggtcttatatagtaagtcattCTATAGTTATCACTTGTGTAAGTTACACCATAcctaataaaaatgcttccttagagtcgCAGTCTTATCTCATAAGTAGGTACATATCTTACTaagaatacatttcctttaatcTAATTGGTTGTCTTATCCATGGTTTACCCGAAGGTATGTGCtaaagggatcttatgtagTTGGTTTGTGACAccttagctatattaaaggtAAGCAGTAAGGcaattagttttttagtaAGggctattttaatattataaataaaacaggttattaaatttaattgcCTGTTTAAGAAGCgcgctaaaaatataattttaatagttttttatattttaaggcCAGTAGAGATACCCTCTGGTCGGGCAGTTTCTCTAGTCCTTTGCTAATATAAGACAGCAGTAAGATCAGTCTATACCCTTTATGCATGGTGTATGCCTTTTTAGGTTTACCGGGCTTGGGGATTATAGTTACCTCGGCGCTCCTAAAGGGGAGTGGGTGGAGTGGGTGGTACCTGACCCTAAGGCACCCCCGGACTGGGAACCATCTGGACTTGTGCGCTAATACGTCATATGGGCAGCTCCGTAGTGCAGAATGCGAACCTTACAGAGCCAGAATGAGATTTTAATGTAGGTGCCTTTCTCAATCAAAACATGCCAGCTGGAGAGACAGGCTTAGGCTTCGGCGGCTATTTTGGCTTTGCccagtcttttctttctccacAATGAGGCTCGACAGCTCATGATGAAGCAAACTTTGGGTCATTTCATTCGGGTAGATGACGAGAAGATTTAATTTCTGAGATATGTCACGGCAGCAACTCGAGGTATGTTAATGTACAATTTGCGTGTAATTTACCGCACTTTCTGTATAGTATAACTCAATTAAACAGCTGCCCACCTAACCACTCTGAAACCCGCTGCTTCTGGTGTTACTCACGGTGCTCAAACTGCTCGATCGTGCCCTTCTCAACCTTTCTGCTTGCGAGATCGCTGAGCTGCTCGATGTCGCCATTCCGCCTGTCAAAAATCATGGAGACTTCTTCAATCGTATAGTGCTTTGTTTCTGGGTACATGAAATACGCGAAAACAAGGTAGAACAACAGGATGGCGATATATACAGCATAACTGCCTCTGTGGTTAGCTACTCTGTTTTCAGACCTTTGCTTGGTTCTACTCACTACTTCCAGGTGATAGCTTGCAAAGCAATTGGGTTCACAAACTGGTTGAAAGCGTTCGCCATCGTCCCGACAGATGTGAAGACGGCAAGACCTTTGGTGCGCAGCTTGAAAGGCAGAATCTCGGCCGTATATGGGACCGGTAGCGGTGTCCAGGCAATATCGTAGAAACCATAGTACCTTGAGAATCTTGTCAGCTTCCCTGGTCACATGGCAGAGTGTGAAAGGCCGGCCACTTACAAGAACAGTGACGGGATAACGGCAATGCCCAACCCCGATTTCTTGGTTGAAGCAAAACCAGCCGAGAATCCCGTGACCAAGCAGTAAGACACGAGCATACCGAAAATGGACACAAGGAACAACGGGCGACGGCCAAAGCGTTCGACGTTGAGTGCCGCGgcaaaggccaagatgaGGTTCCAGATCGCTATAATCACTTGTGTCAATATCTATACGGGCCGTTTGAGACTCGAGAACCTACCGAGGCCTGATGTTAGGAGTGTTATCTGTACTGGGGAAGTGATTCCGACGGTTTTGAGTACTGGTGTGAGATAGCTGTGGAAAGCGTGAGCGGGACGGTGTTGACGACTGGGGGTGCACTGGCTTACTAGGAGATAATGCCATTGCCTACCCAGTTCGAACCTATGCATAGGGACAGGAGCACTACAAGACGCCTCCGGTTCCCTGCTGTCCTGGAGAAGTCCAGGTACGATATCTGATGGTTTGCACGTTCTTCCTCAAGTACAGCTTGAATCTCAGCTAATTCCCATCGAACGAGAGGGTCATCATCGACACCATTGGCGTGGTGTTTGCTTAGTACTGCGGCAGCCTCGGTCAATCTGTTCTGATACACAAGCCACTGGAAAAGCTTCATTAGCCATTGGTAGAGACATATAAGGGGCCGCAACTAACTCTCGGAGATTCGGGGCAGCTAAAAAGTGTGATAAGTACCAGCGATGGCCCCACAACCTGAGCTATCGATGGCGTCCTCCATGACCAGTTGCCCGGGATATAGAGGCCGGCGACTGTAGAAAAGTCATCCGGTGGCCGCTCATGAATGCGGAGTAAATATGCGACTTACAGCATAACAGTGCCGACAGCAGACTTCCAAAGTAGAAGCAAGGATAGTAACAAGAAGCAATCATTGGTCGCAATCGAGGATGGGCAATCTCCTGAATTAGAGCCGGAGCGGCCACCTTGGCAATTCCACTGCCGGCTCCAATGATACCGCGACCTAAGCGTCTGTCAGCATAAGGGCATGTACTTCACAGGAGCAAATACTTACCAGTGACCCACATCGCAGGATTCACAGCAAGGGCGTTAATAAGACTGCCAGCCAGCACGATCAAAGATCCTAATGCCAGGGCAATTCTCCGTCCAAAATGTTGGGATACAAAGTCACCCA is drawn from Trichoderma asperellum chromosome 4, complete sequence and contains these coding sequences:
- a CDS encoding uncharacterized protein (EggNog:ENOG41~TransMembrane:11 (o86-106i118-137o149-169i181-202o208-225i285-308o320-340i352-375o381-400i421-439o451-470i)), translated to MAPQKSSFGNIPNNTNEHWYKDPCLKRNITQCLGLSLVIFYLGCRLHCDQNLDYRPGAETDLDDASLLTGLQAMASWGQFVDHPKGSILGLYTAILFLPSILTAYLGDFVSQHFGRRIALALGSLIVLAGSLINALAVNPAMWVTGRGIIGAGSGIAKVAAPALIQEIAHPRLRPMIASCYYPCFYFGSLLSALLCFAGLYIPGNWSWRTPSIAQVVGPSLWLVYQNRLTEAAAVLSKHHANGVDDDPLVRWELAEIQAVLEEERANHQISYLDFSRTAGNRRRLVVLLSLCIGSNWVGNGIISYYLTPVLKTVGITSPVQITLLTSGLAIWNLILAFAAALNVERFGRRPLFLVSIFGMLVSYCLVTGFSAGFASTKKSGLGIAVIPSLFLYYGFYDIAWTPLPVPYTAEILPFKLRTKGLAVFTSVGTMANAFNQFVNPIALQAITWKYYAVYIAILLFYLVFAYFMYPETKHYTIEEVSMIFDRRNGDIEQLSDLASRKVEKGTIEQFEHRE